The Bacteroidia bacterium genome includes a region encoding these proteins:
- a CDS encoding alpha/beta hydrolase, with protein sequence MTTEINGLNYYYKDKGKGKEIILLLHGNPDSSDMWEGIFPFLEKEYRCIAPDLPGFGRSEIERKPQFSLEKGAHWLNAFISNLLITDPVHIILHDVGAFYGIPWAIKHPELVKSLCISNTLFFSNYSWHFWGRVWRTPILGEIATIFTTKSLFKREMLKGGPGLSDDYLEKAFAKLTPQMKKTVLNMYRYMDPLIFKEWELAYEKLAGEVPIQVIWGDLDPYIPLRFSYAERFAQSQNLLHVPGAGHWVAAEKPELFAKTWLTFIQN encoded by the coding sequence ATGACCACTGAGATCAACGGACTTAACTACTATTACAAGGATAAGGGTAAAGGGAAAGAAATCATTCTTCTTTTACATGGCAATCCTGATAGTTCGGATATGTGGGAGGGAATCTTCCCATTTCTGGAGAAAGAGTATCGCTGCATTGCTCCGGATCTTCCGGGATTTGGTCGCTCAGAAATTGAGAGAAAGCCTCAATTCAGCCTTGAGAAGGGAGCCCATTGGCTCAATGCTTTCATCAGCAATCTGCTTATCACAGATCCCGTCCATATCATCTTGCATGATGTTGGGGCATTTTATGGAATTCCCTGGGCTATCAAACATCCTGAACTGGTAAAATCACTCTGTATCAGCAATACCCTCTTTTTCTCTAATTACTCATGGCATTTCTGGGGGCGAGTTTGGAGGACCCCTATTCTGGGAGAGATTGCCACAATTTTTACCACCAAATCCTTATTTAAAAGAGAAATGTTGAAAGGTGGGCCCGGCTTATCAGATGATTATCTCGAAAAAGCATTTGCGAAGCTTACCCCTCAGATGAAAAAGACTGTACTCAATATGTACAGGTATATGGATCCCCTGATTTTTAAGGAATGGGAACTGGCCTATGAAAAATTAGCCGGAGAAGTTCCGATTCAGGTGATATGGGGTGACCTCGACCCATATATACCCCTGAGATTTAGCTATGCCGAACGCTTTGCTCAAAGTCAAAATCTCCTTCATGTACCGGGAGCAGGACATTGGGTGGCAGCTGAAAAACCTGAACTTTTTGCCAAGACCTGGCTTACCTTTATTCAAAACTGA